The Xanthomonas sontii genome contains a region encoding:
- a CDS encoding DUF4105 domain-containing protein — MRAACWLGMLLALWTGLAFAQTAPADPAAPPPLAAAAPAAPDAAATADASDPAPRIGVATMQPGEVFFERFGHDAIVVLDPRTGQATSYNFGFFDPSEPGFVGRFAAGDMRYYLVALPLQEDLEQYREAGRGVDIQWLDLAPAQARALQQALAWRARPENARYRYDYYTANCATMVRDALDRAMGGALHAQLSGRSRGNTYRSESVRLASPAPWMWLGFDLGLGPYADKPLSRWEEAFVPMRLAESLSEVRNSEGRPLVQTRQQLLPQRLPPEPPEQLRHWWPWLLVGLVAAAGVLALGRRPRWLAALALPFWLLCALGGAVLLYLWGFSEHRAAWGNRNLLLLDPLCLPLLVGGIAVLRGRRPGRWFDVLLWLVVALAGAALLIHWLSMLQPQFNLQWIALLLPVHAALAWALTRPRPQP, encoded by the coding sequence ATGCGCGCGGCCTGCTGGCTGGGAATGCTGCTGGCCCTGTGGACCGGGCTGGCCTTCGCGCAGACCGCGCCTGCGGATCCGGCGGCACCGCCGCCGCTGGCCGCAGCGGCGCCCGCAGCGCCCGACGCGGCTGCGACCGCCGACGCCAGCGACCCGGCGCCGCGCATCGGCGTGGCCACGATGCAGCCCGGCGAAGTGTTCTTCGAGCGCTTCGGCCACGACGCCATCGTGGTGCTCGACCCGCGCACGGGCCAGGCCACCTCGTACAACTTCGGTTTCTTCGACCCCAGCGAACCGGGCTTCGTCGGCCGCTTCGCCGCCGGCGACATGCGCTACTACCTGGTCGCGCTGCCGCTGCAGGAGGATCTGGAGCAATACCGCGAAGCCGGCCGCGGCGTCGACATCCAGTGGCTGGACCTTGCCCCGGCGCAGGCACGCGCGCTGCAGCAGGCGCTGGCCTGGCGCGCGCGCCCGGAGAACGCGCGCTACCGCTACGACTACTACACCGCCAACTGCGCCACGATGGTCCGCGACGCGCTGGACCGGGCCATGGGCGGCGCGCTGCACGCGCAACTGTCGGGCCGCTCGCGCGGCAATACCTACCGCAGCGAATCGGTGCGCCTGGCCTCGCCGGCACCGTGGATGTGGCTGGGCTTCGACCTGGGCCTGGGCCCGTACGCCGACAAACCGCTGTCGCGCTGGGAAGAGGCGTTCGTGCCGATGCGCCTGGCCGAGAGCCTGAGCGAGGTGCGCAACAGCGAAGGCCGCCCGCTGGTGCAGACGCGCCAGCAGTTGCTGCCGCAGCGGCTGCCGCCGGAGCCGCCGGAACAGCTGCGGCACTGGTGGCCGTGGCTGCTGGTCGGGCTGGTCGCGGCGGCGGGGGTGCTGGCGCTGGGCCGCCGCCCGCGCTGGCTGGCCGCGCTGGCGCTGCCGTTCTGGCTGCTGTGCGCGCTCGGCGGCGCGGTCCTGCTGTACCTGTGGGGCTTCAGCGAGCATCGTGCCGCCTGGGGCAACCGCAACCTGCTGCTGCTGGATCCGCTGTGCCTGCCGCTGCTGGTCGGCGGCATTGCCGTGCTGCGCGGGCGCCGCCCCGGACGCTGGTTCGACGTGCTGCTGTGGCTGGTGGTGGCGCTGGCCGGCGCCGCGCTGCTGATCCATTGGCTGTCGATGCTGCAGCCGCAATTCAACCTGCAATGGATCGCATTGCTGCTGCCGGTGCACGCGGCGCTGGCCTGGGCGCTCACCCGCCCTCGCCCGCAGCCCTGA
- a CDS encoding HlyC/CorC family transporter, translating into MSEDGPSSTSPESHEKRRGWLERLTSVFSGDPHTRDDLVEVLRDAQHDGLIAADTLRMMEGALSVSELTVGDVMVSRAQMVSLPVESRFLDLMKQVVESGHSRFPVHGENKDDILGILLAKDLLRGVVADHGPGTVRELLRPAVLIPESKKLNVLLKEFRLSRNHMAIVVDEYGGVAGLVTIEDVLEQIVGDIDDEHDDAEDEASLIAAQADGQYVVDALTPIEDFNERFGADFPDDDYDTVGGLVTEAIGHLPETGEELTLGRFAFRVAKADARRVQAFHVTILPPPAQDGA; encoded by the coding sequence ATGTCAGAAGACGGACCGAGTAGTACCTCCCCGGAATCCCACGAAAAACGTCGCGGCTGGCTGGAACGCCTGACCTCGGTGTTCTCCGGCGACCCGCACACCCGCGACGATCTGGTCGAGGTGCTGCGCGACGCGCAGCACGATGGCCTGATCGCCGCCGACACGCTGCGCATGATGGAGGGCGCGCTGTCGGTCTCCGAACTCACCGTCGGCGACGTGATGGTCTCGCGCGCGCAGATGGTGTCGCTGCCGGTGGAGTCGCGCTTCCTCGACCTGATGAAGCAGGTGGTCGAATCCGGCCACTCGCGCTTCCCGGTGCATGGCGAGAACAAGGACGACATCCTCGGCATCCTGCTGGCCAAGGACCTGCTGCGCGGCGTGGTCGCCGACCACGGTCCCGGCACGGTGCGCGAACTGCTGCGCCCGGCGGTGCTGATTCCCGAGTCGAAGAAGCTCAACGTGCTGCTCAAGGAGTTCCGGCTCTCGCGCAACCACATGGCGATCGTGGTCGACGAGTACGGCGGCGTGGCCGGGCTGGTGACCATCGAGGACGTGCTGGAGCAGATCGTCGGCGACATCGACGACGAGCACGACGACGCCGAGGACGAGGCCTCGCTGATCGCCGCACAGGCCGACGGCCAGTACGTGGTGGATGCGCTGACCCCGATCGAGGATTTCAACGAGCGCTTCGGCGCCGACTTCCCCGACGACGACTACGACACCGTCGGTGGATTGGTCACCGAGGCGATCGGGCACCTGCCCGAGACCGGCGAGGAACTGACCCTGGGCCGATTCGCGTTCCGTGTGGCGAAGGCCGACGCGCGCCGGGTGCAGGCGTTCCACGTCACCATCCTGCCGCCTCCCGCGCAGGACGGCGCTTGA
- the ybeY gene encoding rRNA maturation RNase YbeY, giving the protein MTKGPVRLDVGVSYALPRAGLPAAPSFRKWVAAALKGRIREADLAIRLVDDREGRALNQHYRGKDYATNVLSFPAELPEGLPKGVKLPLLGDLVICAPVVAREAAEQDKPLNAHYAHLTVHGVLHLLGWDHEDDKEAEAMEQLEREILADLGVSDPYAGER; this is encoded by the coding sequence ATGACCAAAGGTCCCGTCCGCCTCGATGTCGGCGTCAGCTACGCCCTGCCCCGCGCCGGGCTGCCGGCGGCGCCGAGCTTCCGCAAGTGGGTCGCTGCGGCACTGAAGGGCCGCATCCGCGAGGCCGACCTGGCGATCCGCCTGGTCGACGACCGCGAAGGCCGCGCCCTCAACCAGCACTACCGCGGCAAGGACTACGCCACCAACGTGCTCAGCTTCCCGGCCGAACTGCCCGAGGGGCTGCCGAAGGGCGTCAAGCTGCCGCTGCTCGGCGATCTGGTGATCTGCGCACCGGTGGTGGCACGCGAGGCCGCCGAACAGGACAAGCCGCTCAACGCGCACTACGCGCACCTGACCGTGCACGGCGTGCTGCACCTGCTCGGCTGGGACCACGAGGACGACAAGGAAGCCGAAGCGATGGAGCAGTTGGAGCGCGAGATACTGGCCGACCTCGGCGTCTCCGACCCCTACGCTGGCGAGCGTTGA
- a CDS encoding PhoH family protein, which produces MTTPAQRDFTLDPADTERLANLAGPFDAHLRQIELRLGVEISNRGNVYRVTGPEPAVAAAERLLQALYAEADHVAFDDQEIHLRLNQSNVDQVTQRAYQPQDVAIKVRRGTVRGRGANQAKYLHQIATHDINFGIGPAGTGKTFLAVASAVEALNESRVQRLILVRPAVEAGEKLGFLPGDLTQKVDPYLRPLYDALYEMLGVEKVVKLLEKNVIEIAPLAYMRGRTLNDAYVILDEAQNTTIEQMKMFLTRLGFGSTAVVTGDLTQIDLPKHVKSGLRDAVEVLHEVDGVSFTFFEARDVVRHPLVARIVNAYEKRDVVDRASGPSA; this is translated from the coding sequence ATGACCACCCCCGCGCAACGCGACTTCACCCTGGATCCCGCCGACACCGAGCGCCTGGCCAACCTGGCCGGCCCGTTCGATGCGCACCTGCGGCAGATCGAACTGCGCCTGGGCGTGGAGATCTCCAACCGCGGCAACGTGTACCGGGTGACCGGGCCGGAGCCGGCGGTGGCGGCGGCCGAGCGGCTGCTGCAGGCGCTGTACGCCGAGGCCGACCACGTCGCCTTCGACGACCAGGAAATCCACCTGCGGCTCAACCAGTCCAACGTCGACCAGGTGACGCAGCGCGCGTACCAGCCGCAGGACGTGGCGATCAAGGTCAGGCGCGGCACGGTGCGCGGCCGCGGCGCCAACCAGGCCAAGTACCTGCACCAGATCGCCACCCACGACATCAACTTCGGCATCGGCCCGGCCGGCACCGGCAAGACCTTCCTGGCCGTGGCCAGCGCGGTGGAGGCGCTGAACGAATCGCGGGTGCAGCGGCTGATCCTGGTGCGCCCGGCGGTGGAGGCCGGCGAGAAGCTGGGCTTTCTGCCGGGCGACCTCACCCAGAAGGTCGACCCCTACCTGCGCCCGCTGTACGACGCGCTGTACGAGATGCTGGGCGTGGAGAAGGTGGTCAAGCTGCTGGAGAAGAACGTCATCGAGATCGCGCCGCTGGCGTACATGCGCGGGCGCACCCTCAACGACGCCTACGTGATCCTGGACGAGGCGCAGAACACCACCATCGAGCAGATGAAGATGTTCCTGACCCGCCTCGGCTTCGGCAGCACCGCGGTGGTCACCGGCGACCTGACCCAGATCGACCTGCCCAAGCACGTCAAGTCCGGCCTGCGCGATGCCGTCGAGGTGCTGCACGAGGTGGACGGAGTCAGCTTCACCTTCTTCGAGGCGCGCGACGTGGTCCGGCATCCGCTGGTGGCGCGCATCGTCAACGCCTACGAGAAGCGCGACGTGGTCGACCGCGCCAGCGGCCCTTCCGCATGA
- a CDS encoding ACT domain-containing protein, producing the protein MKDVEIHLEDRPGALSAMAQALGAAGISIEGGGVWRVDGRAVAHFLFDAAAPASEALRAHGLHVAAEHPVVSLRLDQDTPGQLGLLTGMLGAAGINIAVQYSDHHGHLILVVDDPGGARAIADAWMQARDARR; encoded by the coding sequence ATGAAGGACGTCGAAATCCACCTCGAAGACCGCCCCGGCGCTCTGTCCGCCATGGCCCAGGCACTCGGCGCGGCCGGCATCAGCATCGAAGGCGGGGGCGTGTGGCGCGTGGACGGGCGCGCGGTGGCGCACTTCCTGTTCGATGCCGCCGCACCGGCAAGCGAGGCCTTGCGCGCGCACGGTTTGCACGTGGCCGCCGAACACCCGGTGGTGAGCCTGCGCCTGGACCAGGACACGCCGGGACAGCTCGGCCTGCTGACCGGCATGCTCGGCGCCGCCGGCATCAACATCGCCGTGCAGTACAGCGACCACCACGGGCACCTGATCCTGGTCGTGGACGACCCCGGCGGTGCACGCGCGATTGCGGACGCCTGGATGCAGGCGCGCGACGCGCGGCGTTGA
- a CDS encoding OsmC family protein yields the protein MTDTLHHYASQLRWTGNRGNGTADYSHYGRDYTLQIPGKAALPGSADPLFLGDPALHNPEDLFVGALAACHMLTYLALCAHGGIQVLAYEDQAQGWLEMRPGHGGRFREVALAPRVTIAADSDAHRAQALHAQAHAQCFIANSCAMPVRCEATIVRPGEPPEAAR from the coding sequence ATGACCGACACGCTGCACCACTACGCTTCGCAGTTGCGCTGGACCGGCAACCGCGGCAACGGCACCGCCGACTACAGCCACTATGGCCGCGACTACACGCTGCAGATTCCCGGCAAGGCGGCACTGCCAGGCAGCGCCGACCCGCTCTTCCTCGGCGATCCGGCGCTGCACAATCCGGAAGACCTGTTCGTCGGCGCTCTCGCCGCCTGCCACATGCTCACCTACCTGGCCCTGTGCGCGCATGGCGGCATCCAGGTGCTGGCCTACGAGGACCAGGCCCAGGGCTGGCTGGAGATGCGCCCCGGCCACGGCGGACGCTTTCGCGAGGTGGCGCTGGCGCCGCGCGTGACCATCGCGGCGGACAGCGACGCGCACCGCGCACAGGCCTTGCACGCACAGGCCCACGCGCAGTGCTTCATCGCCAACAGCTGCGCCATGCCGGTGCGTTGCGAGGCGACGATCGTGCGCCCGGGCGAGCCGCCGGAGGCCGCGCGATGA
- a CDS encoding helix-turn-helix transcriptional regulator codes for MSEDTLLARAAFLLGDPARSRMLAALMSGQARTASELALDGAVAPSTASRHLSQLVEAGLLAVARQGRHRYFRLAGADVAAVVEAMMGLAPPPMTRRVGPADPGLRRARVCYDHLAGELAIRWRQQMEARGHLLCSDGMALSASGAAWCAAIGIDVAALRASRRPLCRPCLDWSERRDHVAGALGSALLRYLLDTGLALRVPDSRVVQIGPRGERFLSALD; via the coding sequence ATGAGCGAAGACACCCTGCTTGCACGTGCCGCCTTTCTGCTCGGCGACCCGGCGCGCAGTCGCATGCTGGCGGCGTTGATGAGCGGACAGGCGCGCACTGCCAGCGAACTGGCGCTGGACGGCGCGGTGGCGCCGTCGACTGCGAGCCGGCACTTGTCGCAACTGGTCGAAGCCGGCTTGCTCGCGGTGGCGCGCCAAGGGCGACACCGCTATTTCCGTCTGGCCGGCGCAGACGTCGCCGCGGTGGTCGAGGCGATGATGGGACTGGCGCCGCCGCCGATGACGCGGCGGGTCGGCCCGGCGGATCCCGGCCTGCGCCGGGCGCGGGTGTGCTACGACCACCTTGCCGGCGAACTGGCGATCCGCTGGCGCCAACAGATGGAAGCGCGCGGGCATCTGCTGTGCAGCGACGGCATGGCCTTGAGCGCATCCGGCGCCGCCTGGTGCGCGGCGATCGGCATCGACGTGGCGGCGCTGCGTGCGTCGCGGCGGCCGCTGTGCCGGCCGTGCCTGGACTGGAGCGAGCGCCGCGACCACGTTGCCGGTGCGCTGGGCAGCGCCTTGCTCCGGTATCTCCTCGACACCGGCCTGGCCCTGCGCGTGCCGGATTCGCGGGTGGTGCAGATCGGCCCGCGCGGCGAGCGCTTCCTCAGCGCGCTCGACTAG
- the miaB gene encoding tRNA (N6-isopentenyl adenosine(37)-C2)-methylthiotransferase MiaB, whose translation MPGTVLHPLPSAGTAAAPAPVRGKLYIKTHGCQMNEYDSAKMADVLAASEGLELTDNPEEADVVLVNTCSIREKAQEKVFSQLGRWKALKAGGKPVIIGVGGCVASQEGEAIVKRAPYVDLVFGPQTLHRLPELIRARRESGKSQVDISFPEVEKFDRLPEPRAEGPSAFVSIMEGCSKYCSFCVVPYTRGEEISRPFEDVLVEVAQLAAQGVREINLLGQNVNAYRGPYADAEAGEEAQYADLGLLIRSIAQIEGIGRIRFTTSHPLEFSDSLVEAYRDVPQLANYLHLPVQAGSDRILSAMKRGYTALEFKQKIRKLRAVRPDISISSDFIVGFPGESDADFDKTMKLIEDVGFDQSFSFIYSRRPGTPAADLEDDTPEAVKHARLARLQAHINAHAQQISQGMIGSVQTVLVEGPSKKNTAELTGKTENMRSVNFPGHPRLIGQFVEVTITEALSNSLRGRLHLAEDDAAA comes from the coding sequence ATGCCCGGGACCGTCCTGCATCCCCTGCCCTCCGCCGGCACCGCCGCCGCACCCGCGCCGGTGCGCGGCAAGCTGTACATCAAGACCCACGGTTGCCAGATGAACGAGTACGACTCGGCCAAGATGGCCGACGTGCTCGCCGCGTCCGAAGGCCTGGAGCTGACCGACAACCCCGAAGAAGCGGACGTGGTCCTGGTCAACACCTGCTCGATCCGCGAGAAGGCGCAGGAGAAGGTGTTCAGCCAGCTCGGCCGCTGGAAGGCGCTGAAGGCCGGCGGCAAGCCGGTGATCATCGGCGTCGGCGGCTGCGTGGCCTCGCAGGAAGGCGAGGCGATCGTCAAGCGCGCGCCCTACGTGGACCTGGTGTTCGGCCCGCAGACCCTGCACCGGCTGCCGGAGCTGATCCGCGCGCGCCGCGAATCGGGCAAGTCGCAGGTGGACATCAGCTTCCCCGAGGTCGAGAAGTTCGACCGCCTGCCGGAACCGCGTGCCGAAGGCCCCTCGGCCTTCGTGTCGATCATGGAAGGCTGCTCCAAATACTGCTCGTTCTGCGTGGTGCCCTACACCCGCGGCGAGGAGATCAGCCGCCCGTTCGAGGACGTGCTGGTGGAAGTCGCGCAACTGGCAGCGCAAGGCGTGCGCGAGATCAACCTGCTCGGCCAGAACGTCAACGCCTACCGCGGCCCCTACGCCGACGCCGAGGCCGGCGAGGAAGCGCAGTACGCGGACCTGGGCCTGCTGATCCGCAGCATCGCGCAGATCGAGGGCATCGGCCGCATCCGCTTCACCACCTCGCATCCGCTGGAATTCAGCGACTCGCTGGTGGAGGCCTACCGCGACGTGCCGCAGCTGGCCAACTATCTGCACCTGCCGGTGCAGGCCGGCAGCGACCGCATCCTCAGCGCGATGAAGCGCGGCTACACCGCGCTGGAGTTCAAGCAGAAGATCCGCAAGCTGCGCGCGGTGCGCCCGGACATCTCGATCAGCTCGGACTTCATCGTCGGTTTTCCCGGCGAGAGCGACGCCGACTTCGACAAGACCATGAAGCTCATCGAGGACGTGGGCTTCGACCAGAGCTTCTCCTTCATCTACTCGCGGCGCCCGGGCACGCCCGCCGCCGACCTGGAAGACGACACGCCCGAGGCGGTCAAGCACGCGCGGCTGGCGCGGTTGCAGGCGCACATCAATGCGCATGCGCAGCAGATCTCGCAGGGGATGATCGGCAGCGTGCAGACCGTGCTGGTGGAAGGACCGTCGAAGAAGAACACGGCCGAGCTGACCGGCAAGACCGAGAACATGCGCTCGGTGAACTTCCCCGGCCACCCGCGCCTGATCGGCCAGTTCGTCGAGGTGACGATCACCGAGGCGCTGAGCAATTCGCTGCGCGGCCGCCTGCACCTGGCCGAGGACGACGCCGCGGCCTGA
- a CDS encoding glutathione S-transferase family protein, with amino-acid sequence MTSDRHITLFHNPHSRSRGVLILLEELGADYAIERIDFDRQAQLAPDYLAINPMGKVPTIVHAGAVVTEQGAIYPYLADLYPEAGLAPPIGDPLRGPYLRWLAFYGACFEPALVDRALKREPPPRAMSPYADCDTVLAVVDAQLARGDYLLGARCSAADVLWGSALGWMLQFGLLDPPAPTRAYAERMAARPAVQRALAVDAAAG; translated from the coding sequence ATGACCAGCGACCGCCACATCACCCTGTTCCACAACCCGCATTCGCGCTCGCGCGGCGTGCTGATCCTGCTCGAGGAACTGGGCGCCGATTACGCCATCGAGCGCATCGACTTCGATCGGCAGGCGCAACTGGCGCCGGACTACCTGGCGATCAACCCGATGGGCAAGGTGCCGACGATCGTGCACGCCGGCGCGGTGGTGACCGAGCAGGGCGCGATCTACCCCTATCTGGCCGACCTGTATCCCGAGGCCGGGCTGGCACCGCCGATCGGCGACCCGCTGCGCGGCCCCTACCTGCGCTGGCTGGCGTTCTACGGCGCCTGCTTCGAACCGGCCCTGGTCGACCGCGCGCTCAAGCGCGAGCCGCCACCGCGGGCGATGTCGCCTTACGCCGACTGCGACACCGTGCTGGCGGTGGTGGACGCGCAACTGGCGCGCGGCGACTACCTGCTCGGCGCGCGCTGCAGCGCCGCCGACGTGCTGTGGGGCAGCGCGCTGGGCTGGATGCTGCAGTTCGGCCTGCTCGACCCGCCGGCGCCGACCCGCGCCTACGCCGAGCGCATGGCGGCGCGGCCGGCGGTGCAGCGCGCGCTGGCGGTGGATGCCGCCGCGGGCTAG
- a CDS encoding YafY family protein has protein sequence MSSPAARLLRLIALLQTRRLWSGAELAARLGVDRRSLRRDVERLRALGYAVEAAAGVGGGYRLAAGAQMLPLLFEEDEAVAVAVALRAACASMAGLEDTAVRVLAKLEPLLPTRVRQRAEALQGATLALGQDPLRPDTRVLIGVASACRDRRLLGFAYRDHSGRASERLVEPLRLVNAGRRWYLLAWDRDRADWRTFRAERIVPPLQLGAAVALRLPPQEPAAMVDAAIRYSPQAMGFALSVRLRGSAAELGARIPMWCGTLQDEADGHCRLSLLADAVPWLAAQLLTIGVPFAGLEATAEVRTALRGVLNALLEQVPEPAPVE, from the coding sequence ATGTCATCGCCCGCCGCCCGCCTGTTGCGCCTGATCGCCCTGCTGCAGACCCGCCGGCTGTGGTCCGGCGCCGAACTGGCCGCGCGGCTCGGTGTGGACCGGCGCAGCCTGCGCCGCGACGTGGAGCGGCTGCGCGCGCTGGGCTACGCCGTGGAGGCCGCGGCCGGGGTCGGCGGCGGGTACCGGCTGGCGGCCGGCGCGCAGATGCTGCCGCTGCTGTTCGAGGAGGACGAGGCGGTGGCGGTCGCGGTGGCGCTGCGCGCGGCCTGCGCCAGCATGGCCGGCCTGGAGGACACCGCGGTGCGGGTGCTGGCCAAGCTCGAACCGCTGCTGCCGACGCGGGTGCGGCAGCGCGCCGAGGCCTTGCAGGGGGCGACCCTGGCGCTGGGCCAGGACCCGCTACGGCCGGACACGCGGGTGCTGATCGGGGTCGCCAGCGCTTGCCGCGACCGGCGCCTGCTCGGTTTCGCCTACCGCGACCATTCCGGGCGCGCCAGCGAGCGGCTGGTCGAGCCCTTGCGCCTGGTCAACGCCGGCCGCCGCTGGTACCTGCTGGCCTGGGACCGCGATCGTGCCGACTGGCGCACCTTCCGCGCCGAACGCATCGTGCCGCCCTTGCAGCTCGGCGCGGCGGTGGCGTTGCGCCTGCCGCCGCAGGAACCGGCGGCCATGGTCGACGCGGCGATCCGCTACAGCCCGCAGGCGATGGGTTTTGCCCTCAGTGTGCGGCTGCGTGGCAGCGCCGCCGAGCTGGGGGCGCGCATTCCAATGTGGTGCGGCACCCTGCAGGACGAGGCCGACGGCCACTGCCGGCTGTCGCTGCTGGCCGACGCCGTGCCGTGGCTGGCGGCGCAATTGCTGACCATCGGCGTGCCGTTCGCAGGTCTGGAGGCCACGGCCGAGGTGCGGACGGCGCTGCGCGGGGTGCTGAACGCGTTGCTGGAGCAGGTGCCGGAGCCGGCACCGGTGGAGTAG
- a CDS encoding lytic transglycosylase domain-containing protein: MKGMLWLLGLGLATLTAAPASAGTLYKCTGNDGVPSYGSKRVSGASCSVIGRYTPDRRAARAAPAPARASTERPPSRGVIASAGTVAPATLISAPVAAPAPVTANAVPNRVAPVSPSSSGAPRRLVSGQLYSYMKDGVRHYTSARPTQVANLGAVRTIRYSFMETCYACANPGVNFGAVRLNTTAYQSEIAAAAREYGVDEAVVRAIIHAESAYNPTALSRAGAQGLMQLMPPTARRFGVSDSFDAAQNIRGGVQYLAWLLKRFNGNLSLAAAGYNAGEGAVDKHGGVPPYSETQRYVQRVGVLAERYRGVLATAH, from the coding sequence ATGAAGGGGATGCTGTGGCTCCTGGGGCTGGGACTCGCCACGTTGACGGCTGCGCCGGCCAGCGCCGGCACCCTGTACAAGTGCACCGGCAACGACGGCGTGCCCAGCTACGGCAGCAAGCGCGTGTCCGGCGCCAGCTGCAGCGTGATCGGCCGCTACACCCCCGACCGCCGCGCCGCGCGGGCCGCCCCTGCGCCGGCCAGGGCCAGCACCGAGCGGCCGCCCAGCCGCGGCGTCATCGCCAGCGCCGGCACCGTGGCGCCGGCCACCCTGATCAGCGCGCCGGTCGCCGCCCCGGCCCCGGTGACCGCCAACGCCGTGCCCAACCGGGTCGCCCCGGTGTCGCCCAGCAGCAGTGGCGCGCCACGGCGTCTGGTCAGCGGTCAGCTGTATTCGTACATGAAGGACGGCGTGCGCCACTACACCAGTGCGCGTCCGACCCAGGTCGCCAATCTCGGCGCGGTGCGCACGATCCGCTACAGCTTCATGGAAACCTGCTATGCCTGCGCCAACCCGGGGGTCAACTTCGGTGCGGTGCGCCTGAACACCACCGCCTACCAGAGCGAGATCGCCGCCGCCGCGCGCGAGTACGGTGTCGACGAAGCGGTGGTGCGCGCCATCATCCACGCCGAGTCCGCCTACAACCCGACGGCCCTCAGCCGCGCCGGTGCGCAGGGGCTGATGCAGTTGATGCCGCCGACCGCGCGCCGCTTCGGCGTCAGCGATTCGTTTGATGCAGCGCAAAACATTCGCGGCGGCGTGCAGTACCTGGCGTGGCTGCTGAAGCGCTTCAACGGCAACCTCAGTCTGGCCGCGGCCGGCTACAACGCTGGCGAAGGCGCGGTAGACAAACACGGCGGGGTGCCGCCGTACAGCGAGACCCAACGCTACGTGCAGCGGGTGGGCGTGCTCGCCGAGCGCTACCGCGGCGTGCTGGCGACCGCGCATTGA
- the petA gene encoding ubiquinol-cytochrome c reductase iron-sulfur subunit: protein MANDGVNDSVNVGRRRFLTATTSVVGAVGAGFVAVPFIKSWNPSAKAKLAGAPVTADISALQEGQRLILEWRGQPIWIVKRSKAMLDALPSLDSRLKDPESTNKDQQPDYVLKNPEYRSIKPDVSVLVGLCTHLGCSPEMVAEIRPEPYDPDWKGGYFCPCHKSRFDMSGRVFQGVPAPINLLVPPHHYQDDNTLVIGVDPSASAKGGA from the coding sequence ATGGCCAACGATGGGGTCAACGATTCTGTAAATGTAGGACGCCGCCGCTTTCTCACCGCCACCACGTCCGTCGTGGGCGCGGTCGGTGCGGGGTTCGTCGCGGTTCCTTTCATCAAGTCCTGGAATCCGAGCGCAAAGGCCAAGCTGGCCGGCGCGCCGGTCACCGCCGACATCAGCGCCCTGCAGGAAGGGCAGCGCCTGATCCTGGAATGGCGCGGCCAGCCGATCTGGATCGTCAAGCGCTCCAAGGCGATGCTCGATGCGTTGCCGTCGCTGGACAGCCGGCTCAAGGATCCGGAGTCCACCAACAAGGACCAGCAGCCGGACTACGTGCTGAAGAATCCGGAGTACCGCTCGATCAAGCCCGACGTCTCGGTACTGGTCGGCCTGTGCACCCATCTGGGCTGCTCGCCGGAAATGGTCGCCGAGATCCGCCCCGAACCCTACGACCCCGACTGGAAGGGCGGCTATTTCTGCCCCTGCCACAAGTCGCGCTTCGACATGTCCGGCCGCGTGTTCCAGGGCGTGCCGGCGCCGATCAACCTGCTGGTGCCGCCGCACCACTACCAGGACGACAACACGCTGGTGATCGGCGTGGACCCGAGCGCGTCCGCGAAGGGAGGGGCGTAA